One Candidatus Bathyarchaeota archaeon genomic window carries:
- a CDS encoding M67 family metallopeptidase has translation MKKIVSHAVKEFPNEACGIMVGKKIEDEKFIKKVYDVKNKLNSPFRYEMDPEEQLKIFQEAEKESLDVLGFYHSHPYSDAVPSEIDRSLAFYEGFSYVIYSIPSKTLASFIWDGKKFSLEKIKVI, from the coding sequence TTGAAGAAAATAGTCTCTCACGCTGTAAAAGAGTTTCCTAATGAAGCTTGCGGAATAATGGTTGGAAAAAAGATTGAAGATGAAAAATTTATTAAAAAAGTTTATGACGTTAAAAATAAACTTAATTCACCATTTAGATATGAAATGGATCCTGAAGAACAATTAAAAATTTTTCAAGAAGCAGAAAAAGAATCTTTAGATGTTTTAGGTTTTTATCACAGTCATCCATATTCAGATGCGGTACCCTCAGAGATAGATAGATCACTAGCTTTTTATGAAGGTTTCTCTTACGTAATTTACTCAATTCCATCAAAAACGCTTGCATCATTCATATGGGATGGAAAAAAATTTTCTCTTGAAAAAATAAAAGTTATTTAA